The Hydra vulgaris chromosome 11, alternate assembly HydraT2T_AEP genome contains a region encoding:
- the LOC136087147 gene encoding uncharacterized protein LOC136087147, whose protein sequence is MTTSQSILNITETPIVDESIEKYYYRDYDPASRPNLNNTGNIIINIEQSDLYSVPSDANLLFEGRLLKADNTAYANADAVALTNNVFNPGQATTMLGMLKYPNDYQLAQGLNQLWYKDSATTAVIAENTGFAARQGYLIQKPTAKGTFSFCVPLKHIFGFCDDYDKVIYGFKHTIVLTRKSNDDAIFRGATVAAGKVDLQRVTLFMPHVQPALAQQNELLSIIASKATIPVAFRTRQCDSLEIPQTLSTTWKLSVKTSIERPRYIVVGFQTNKNGDQTTNPAIFDHCDLKSIYVMLSSDKYSVTDYSLSFPNQQFSRAYRDAAVFSKKYYGMNELITHSSIQPLDYKDLFPIFVIDVSNQPERYKSSVIDIQIKMNFNTAVPQYTIGYAVVISDKFVNFKSDGIKEVRERKPVGRPRLNKVKEEKEKKEIDSKYERLRTIRKEPVTIKLTNIETGEEIIYKSLYMAMKETGHGFGYFELRDGKIKDGYKIEVLNSKKLK, encoded by the exons atgacaacttctcaatcaattttaaatattacagaAACACCAATTGTAGATgaatcaattgaaaaatattattatcgaGATTATGATCCAGCATCTCGTCCTAATCTAAATAATACtggaaatattataataaatattgaacaatCCGATTTATATTCAGTACCATCTGATGCAAATCTGCTGTTTGAAGGAAGACTTCTTAAAGCTGATAATACCGCTTATGCTAATGCAGATGCAGTAGCTCTTACAAATAATG TTTTTAATCCTGGACAAGCAACTACAATGTTAGGGATGCTTAAATACCCGAACGATTATCAATTAGCTCAAGGGTTGAATCAATTATGGTATAAAGATTCAGCAACAACAGCAGTCATTGCAGAAAACACAGGATTTGCAGCAAGACAAGGATACTTGATTCAAAAACCAACTGCAAAAGGTACATTTTCATTTTGCGTACCTTTAAAGCATATCTTCGGATTCTGTGATGATTATGATAAAGTTATTTATGGATTTAAACATACAATAGTTCTTACTAGAAAATCTAATGATGATGCTATTTTTAGAGGAGCTACTGTAGCTGCTGGAAAAGTAGACCTCCAAAGAGTGACATTGTTTATGCCGCATGTACAACCAGCTCTAGCACaacaaaatgaacttttaagtATTATAGCATCTAAAGCAACAATTCCAGTTGCTTTTAGAACTAGACAATGTGATAGTTTAGAAATTCCACAAACTTTATCGACTACTTGGAAACTTAGTGTAAAAACATCTATTGAAAGACCTAGATATATTGTTGTTggatttcaaacaaataaaaatggagATCAAACAACTAATCCAGCAATATTCGATCATTGCGACTTGAAAAGTATTTACGTTATGCTAAGTTCTGATAAATATTCCGTAACTGATTACAGCTTATCATTTCCAAATCAACAATTCTCAAGAGCTTATAGAGATGCAGctgtatttagtaaaaaatattatggaatgAACGAGTTGATTACTCATAGTAGCATACAACCTCTTGATTATAAAGATTTGTTCCCTATATTTGTTATTGATGTAAGTAATCAACCAGAAAGATATAAATCATCAGTAATagatatacaaattaaaatgaacTTTAATACAGCAGTTCCTCAATATACGATAGGATATGCTGTAGTAATATCAGATAAATTTGTGAATTTTAAATCAGATGGAA taaaagaagTTCGTGAGAGAAAACCAGTAGGAAGACCTagattaaataaagtaaaagaagaaaaagaaaaaaaagaaattgattcaAAATATGAAAGATTAAGAACAATTAGGAAAGAACCAGTCACTATTAAACTCACAAACATAGAAACAGGAgaagaaataatatataaatcattatatATGGCTATGAAAGAAACTGGACATGGATTTGGTTATTTTGAATTACGTGATGGAAAGATTAAGGATGGTTATAAGATTGAAGTActcaattctaaaaaattaaaataa